The following DNA comes from Ornithinimicrobium avium.
AGGTCCACGAAGGTGCGCAGCTGCTCGGCCAGCCACTCGAGCGTGACCTCGTCCTGGCCACGGCGGGTGGCGAGCTCCTCGATGCCGCGGTCGGTGAAGTACACACCTGCAGGTTAACCGCAGACCGTGCCCGTGCCGCTCAGGCGGCGCCGTCAGGACGCGCGCCCACCGGGGGTGATGCGCTCCTCGGAGCCGCTGCCCGCAGCCCGGTCGGTCGGCGGGTTGAGCGTGCGGTGCCAGGACTGGGTGGTGTACCTCGTACGCCAGCCCATGGACAGGTAGAGACCGTCGGCGCCGGTCGGAGAGTCCGCGTCGACCTCCAGTCCGACGGACGCCCGCCCGCGGGCCGCGGCGTCGGCGATCACGGTGCGCAGCAGGCCCTTGGCCACCCCACGGCCGCGGGCCAGACGGTGGACTCCGATGTACTCGACGTAGGAGGAGTCGGGCTGCGCGACACCGTCGTCGCTCACGGGCATGGTGACGGTGACGGCGACCAGCGCGCCGGCGGGCTGACCGTCCACCGTCGCCAACCACCAGTGGTCCCACCGGTGACCCGGGTCCTCGCGCAACCGACCGAGGAACTCCTCGAAGGTCTCACGGTAGGAGTTGAAGTGGTCGGCGAAGGAGTGCTCCAGGACGTCGTGGACGGCGTGGAGGTCTGCCTCGTCGGGCATGCCGACGCCGTCGTCGCGCCGGACCCGGCGGATCTCCACCCCCTGGCGCAGCGGCGGATGCTCCAGGTCCGAGGCCGGGTCCACCGGCCGGACCATCTGCCACCAGTTCCGGGTGTGCTCGTAGCCGGCCGCGGCCAGCCAGCGCTGCTGGCGCGGGTCGTCAGCGTACGCGCCCGAGTCCAGCTGGGTCTGCGCCATGCCCCGCCGCCTGAGCACCTCGCGCCCGAGGTCCTGGGCGCGGGCGAAGCCGTAGAGGGCCAGCGGGTCGGCCTGGGCGTCCGGCAGGTCGGGGTCGACGGTCACGCCGACGAGGACGCGGCCGGCCGCCCGGTCGTGGCAGTTGATCCAGGCGCGCAGCACCCCGTCGCGGTCGCGCACCGTCTCGTGCAGGTGGGTGGTCGCGCCGCGCCCGGTCACCTCGGCGGCGACGGTCTCGCTGTCCGCGCCGGGCCAGCCGCGGGCCTCCCTCTCGTGCCTGCGCAGCAGGCGGGCGAGGTCCCCGAGGTCGTCGGGCCCCGGCGTGTATGCGGTGTGCCCGGGGGGCAGGACGGGTCCGGCTGCGTCGACGCTCATGCGGGACATTCTTCCAAACGTCCTCATAAGGTCACTTCCACAGGTTCCTCGCCCCGCTGTACCTGCCACGGGGACCAATCTCCCGACGTCCTGGACCGGAGCCACAGCTCGCCGTGGCATTCCAGGACGTCGACCTCGATCATTCACGGTGACGGTGTGAGGCCGTGACGCTGCAGCGGCGGCCGGGCGTAGGTCGCTGAGGGGCCGTAGGCGTGCGGGGGCGGCCGGTCCGCTCGGGGTGGGCGCCGGGTTCCACGGGCCGGGTCTGCTGGGTGGTGGCTGGACGGGGGCAGGACCTGCCAGCGCGCGCTCGAGGTCCGCGATGGCCTTCTCGTCTAGGCGCGCGGTCACCGAGTCCGTGGCCGAGGCGCGGGCACACCCCGTGACCACAACGCTGCTCCTCCTGGTCTCCTTGGCCATGACGGCCGCAACGTTGCTCACGGTCGGTCGCTCGGCGGCAGCCGAGCGTGACATCCTCGACGGTCTTGACGCGGAGGGGACTCGCCTCATCACCGTCCTCGCCCTCGACGAGAGCCCGGGCATCCCGCCTCGGCAGCTGGGGACCATCGGTGAACTCCCGCAGGTCGAGTGGGTCCTTGGGTTGGGTCCGGCGGAGGACGTGCGCTCCGGACCGACGGGTGAGCGTGTCAACGTCTGCGCCCGGGTGCTCGTGAGCGACCTGCCACCCCTGGTGACCATCGAGGTCGGCCGGGCGCCCTCCCCGGGAGAGGCCGTCACGAGCGTCCCCGCGCAGCGCACGCTACGGCTGCAGCACCTGCGCGGTGGCTCACGGTGAACAGCCACCCATGTGCGGTCGTCGGCTCCTTCACCGCCGGCGGGGTGATCTCCGACCTGGACCGACTCGTCCTCACCGGTAGCTCGGACCATCCACCTCACGCGACGCTCGTCTACGTGCTGGCGCGCGACGCGCAGCATGTCCCCCTCGTCGTCGAACACGTCAGGATGCTCGTCGGCGGCGATCCGGATCTCCTCTCGATCCGCACCTCCGATGCACTGTTGTCGGCCAACGAGGTGATCAGCGGTCAGGTAGGGGCCTTCTCCCGGCAGATCGCGGTCGGCGTGGTGGCCCTCGGTCTCCTCCTGGCGCTGCTGACGGTGAGCCTGGCCCTGGCGAGCCGTCGGGCGGACATGGGTCGCCGTCAGGCACTCGGGTCCTCCCGCTCCGCTCTGGTCGCGCTCGTCATGATGACCGTGACCATCCCCACGCTCGCCGGAGCCGTGCTGGGCACAGTCGTGGGTGTGGGTGCGATGGTGATCATGCACGGCTCGTTGCCCGACCCGCTCTTCGTGCTGGCGGTCAATCTACTCACCCTGGGCGTGGTCGCAGTCGCCACGGTCCCGCCTGCCCTGAGCGTGGCTCTGCAGTACCCCGTCGCGGTCCTGCGAGTTCCGTGAAAAGCACCCGAGTGCTCTAGCTCAGCCCCGGCCGGACGTCGCTGGGGCCCGTCCTCAGGGCAGCGGAGAGCGGCGTGCGCCGGCGTGCCCGACCCAGCCAGCGCTCAGCGGACTCCGGGCCTGTCGACCCACGACGCCGGGTGGTGACGAACGGCGTACACGACGGGAGTGGCGAGGGCGACGTCTCAGGTCAGGCGATCGAGGTCTGGAGCGGTCGCGAGATCTGCACGCCGGTCGGCACCGGGACCCGCCCCAGGTCAGGCGAGCGAGCCCAGCAACAGCCCGAGGCCGGCCAGGAGCACGGTCGTCACCAGCGTCCCGGCCCCCACGAGGACGCCGGTGGTGCGGCGGCCCTCCTGGAGCAGCCGCACGGTCTCCAGGCTCGCGGTCGAGAAGGTCGTGTAGCCGCCGAGGAAGCCGGCGCCGAGGACGGTCGCGACGTCCTCGGGCAAGCACGTGCTGGCCGGCCAGGCCGGTGACGAGCCCGAGGACGAACGAGCCGCTGAGGTTGATCGTGACGGTGCCCCAGGGGAAGGCCCGAGCCGTCCGGCCCGAGACGTACCCGTCCAGGGCCAGGCGGGCGGCTGCGCCGACCCCGCCGGCGAGGGCGACCAGGACGAGCAGGAGCGGGGTCATCGCGCGACGGCCCTCCCGGAGGGTCCCCGGCCCGCGGCCGCCAGCGCGACCCCGGCCCACGTCGCCAGCGCCCCGAGGAGCAGCGTGGCCGCCGCGTAGACCAGGCCGGTGGCGGGGCGGCCGTCGCCGACGAGCGTGGCGGTGGCGGTGGCCAGCGCGCTGTAGGTGGTGAAGCCGCCCAGGGCGCCGGTGCCGAGCAGCAGCCGCAGGGTGCGTGCCCCGCCGCTGCCCGGACCGCGCCGGGCCAGCGGGTCGAGCAGCAGGCCCAGCAGGAGGGCGCCGCCGACGTTGATCCCCAGCACCGTCCACGGCACGCCGTCCACGGGCGGCAGGGCCAGGGTCAGCGCCTCCCGGGCGCCGGTGCCGACGGTGCCGCCGACGAGGACGAGGCCCAGGTGGGAGGGGCGCAGGTGGGAGGGGCGGGGGTCGAGGCCCTGAGGGTCGGCCGGGGTCATGCGGAAGGCTGGTCCTGCCGGGCCGGGGCGGGGGCGAGGGGCACGACGAGCACCGGACGGTGCTGACGGTGGGCCAGGTGGGCGGCCACCGAGCCGTTGACCAGCTCGCGCAGGGACTCGCGCAGCCCCGCCTCGCGGGTGCCGACCACGATCATGGCGGCGTCGAGCTCGTCGGCCAGCCGGGCCAGCTCGCGCGCGGGGCCGCCGGCCAGCGCCCGGACGCTCCAGCGCACGTCGAGCCCGCGCAGGTGCTCGGACAGCATGGTCTCCAGCGCGGGCCGGAGGCCCGGCCCGGGCAGGTCGAGCAGGTCCGGGTCCACCGGGACCGACAGGTCCGGCCGGTCGACGTCGTGCGTCAGCGGGTAGCGGGCGGGGTCGACGCAGGCGCAGACGAGGTCGGCGCCGAAGCGGTCGGCGAAGGTCGCGGCGGTCCGCGCGACCGCGGCGGGCTGACCCAGCACGACGCCGACGACCACGTGGGGCGTCGGCGTCGTGCTCATGCTGGGGTCCGTGCGGTCCGGTCGCTGCCGTGGTCAGTCGCTGATGCGCTCGCCGCTGCCGACGTTGAAGACGTGCAGGTGGTCGCCGTTGGGCTGGAAGTGCACGACCTCGCCCTTCTTCGGCGGGGTACGGCCGTCGACCCGGGCGATGAACGGCCGGTCGGTCGGCTCGGAACCGGGCATGCTGCCGTAGATGTAGGCGTCCGCGCCGAGCTCCTCGACCACGTCGACCTCGATCGGCAGCCCGCGGCCGGAGTCGGAGATCTCCAGGTCCTCCGGGCGCACGCCCAGCACGACCTCGTTGCCCTCGACCTTGGCCAGCACCTCCCGCGCGACCGGCTGGACGTGGTCGCCGAGCTTGATGCCGCCGTCGGCCACCGGGACGGTCATCAGGTTCATCGCAGGGGAGCCGATGAAGCCCGCGACGAAGACGTTGTTGGGGTGGTCGTACATCCGCCGGGGGCTGTCGACCTGCTGCAGGACGCCGAAGTTGAGGACGGCCACCCGGTCGCCCATCGTCATCGCCTCGACCTGGTCGTGGGTGACGTACACGGTGGTGACGCCGAGGCGGCGCTGCAGCGAGGCGATCTGGGTCCGGGTCTGCACGCGCAGCTTGGCGTCCAGGTTGGACAGCGGCTCGTCCATCAGGAAGACCTGCGGCTGGCGCACGATCGCGCGGCCCATGGCGACGCGCTGACGCTGACCACCGGAGAGCGCCTTGGGCTTGCGATCCAGGTAGGGCTCCAGGTCCAGGATCTTGGCGGCCTCCTCGACCCGCTCGCGGATCTCCGCCTTGGGCTTGCCGGCGATCTTCAGCGCGAAGCCCATGTTGTCCGCGACCGACATGTGCGGGTAGAGCGCGTAGTTCTGGAAGACCATCGCCACGTCGCGGTCCTTGGGAGGCATGTGGGTGACGTCGCGGTCGCCGATGAGGATGCGTCCGCCGTTCACCTCCTCCAGCCCTGCCAGCATGCGCAGGGCGGTGGACTTGCCGGAGCCCGAGGGGCCGACCAGCACGAGGAACTCACCGTCGGCGACCTCGATGTTGAGCTGGTCCACCGAGGGGCTGTCGGCCCCGGGGTAGGTGCGGGTGGCCTGGTCGTAGGTCACGGTTGCCATCGGAAACTCTCCTTCACCGGCAGGTACGTGCCGGACGATCCGTCGTAAAGGAACCCGCCCGCGGCGCGGGCGGGCGTCGTGCAGGTCTCCGGTGCCGACGACGAGGTGGGTGCTGCACGGCGTCGTTGCCGGTGACGAGCATCACGGTAGCAGAGGCGCTGCCACTCGTTCTGCAAGATCTTGCAAGGACTGTCGGATGGCTGCATACTGGCTCGACCACCTCACAGGTTCGAAGGAGAACGCATGAAGCGCACCACCACCGGCGTCTTCGCCGTCGTCAGCGCCGCGGCGCTGGTGCTGACCGCCTGCGGCGGCACCACGGACGACACCAGCGACCAGACGACGGCCGAGCAGTCGGCCGAGGACACGGCCGCCGCGTCGGCCGAGGACACCGAGGCCGCGGACCCGGCCGCGACGACCGAGGAAGGCGGTGAGCCGGCCGCTTCCGACGGCACCAACCTCGTGATCTGGGCCGACGACCTGCGCGCGGCCGCGCTGGAGGAGCACGCCAAGACCTTCGAGGAGGAGACCGGCGTCCCGGTCAAGATCCAGATCGTCGCCAACGAGAAGCTGCGCGAGCAGTTCAAGGACTCCGTCGGTGCCGGCGCCGGGCCGGACATCGCCGTCGGTGCCCACGACTGGCTGGGCGAACTCGTCCAGAACAACGTCGTGGCCCCGGTCCAGATGTCCTCGGACGTGGTCGACGCCTTCACCCCCGAGTCGATCGAGGCGGTGACCTACCAGGGCCAGACCTATGCGGTCCCCTACGCCGTGGAGTCCCTCGGTCTCATCCGCAACACCGCTCTCGCGCCGGAGGCTCCCGGGTCCATGGAGGCGCTGGTCGAGAACGGCAAGAAGCTCGTCGAGGACGGCAGCACCGAGCTGATCATGACCCAGGAGGTCGGCAAGGAGGGCAACGCCTACTCCCTCTACCCCTACCTCTCGGCCTACGGCGGCGGGATCTTCCCGGTGCTGCCCGAGGGTGGTTTCGACGGCACCAAGGTGATCCTGGACTCCGAGGAGACCATCCAGGGTGCCGAGAAGATGCAGTGGCTGGCCGACGAGGGGGCCCTGTCCACCAACCAGGACGCCTCCAACGTCATCCCGCTGTTCAGCGACGAAAAGGCCGCCTACATGGTCTCCGGACCCTGGGCGGTCGGACAGATCAGCGACGCCGGCATCGACTACGCCATCGACCCGATCCCGGACTTCGAGGACGGCGGTGAGACCAGCCCGTTCCTGGGCGTCCAGGCGTTCTACGTCTCGGCCGCGTCGAAGAACCCGCAGATCGCGCAGACCTTCGTGCAGGAGTTCGTCACCCGGCCCGAGGTCCAGGTCTCGCTCTACGAGGCCGGCAACCGGCCCCCGGCGCTGATCGAGGCCTACGAGCAGGTCGCCGCCGAGGACGACGACATCGCCGCGTGGGGCAAGGCGGCCGAGGGCGGCACCCCGATGCCGAACATCCCGGAGATGAACGCCGTCTGGGGTCCGCTGGGCAAGGCGACAGCCGACATCGTCAGCGGTCAGGACCCGGCCGAGCGTCTCGCCACCACCCAGAAGGAGGTCGAGGACGCGCTGAAGCAGTGACCTGCTGAACCCGCCCGGGGACGGACAGGCCGTCCCCGGGCAAGGTCCGGTGTGGCGTGCGTGATGGCAGCCGGCCGGACGCCGTACCAGGTCCCGCCCACCTCCCCACCGCCCCCGGACCGGCCCACCCGGGCCCCGCACCACGACGGAGCAGACACCGATGTCGACGACGACCGATCAGCCCGCACGGACGGCCGAGCCGCCCCCGCAGCAGGACGCCGTACGCACCCCCGGGTGGGTGCTGGCGGCCAAGTGGGGCCTGATCGCGCTCACGATCCTGGGACTCGCATGGGCCTCTCAGCTGGCGATCCAGAACGGCTCGTGGCTCGTCGTCACCGTCTGCGCGTTCGTCGCCATGGCGGTGCTCGTCGTCTACGCCACCCGGGGCCTGGTGCCGATGAAGTACCTGCTTCCCGGCCTGGTCCTGCTCCTGCTCTTCCAGATGTGGCCGATCGTCTACACCGTCGGCACCGCGTTCACCAACTACGGTGACGGGCACACGCTGACCAAGCAGGAGGCGATCGACGCGATCCAGGCGCAGTCGGTGCGCCCCACCCCGGACTCACCGCGCTACGCGATGTCGATCGCGGTGCCCGACGGCCAGCCGATCGAGACCGGTGAGCTGGCCATGCTGCTCACCACCCCGCCCGCGGACGTGCAGGACCTCGAGGCCGAGGGGGTGGAGACCTCCGACCAGGGCAACGTCGCGCCTGACGGCACGCGGCTGTTCGTCGGCACCGAGCAGGGCCTGGAGCCGCTGCCCGCCGACGGGGTCGAGCTGCGCGGCAACGGGACCGTGCAGACCGCTCCCGGCTACCGGGTGCTCAACCTGCTGGAGGCCAACCAGCGCGCCCAGGAGGTCCAGAGCTTCGCCGTCCCGGTCGGTGACGCCGGGGCCGGCATCAAGGCCGCGACCACGACGCAGGCGTTCGTCGGCCGGCCGACCGTCAGCTACGACCCGGACACGGACACGATGACCGACCTCGACGGCAAGGTCTACGTGGCGAGCGAGGGCAACTTCGTGCCGCAGGACGGGCAGGGCCAGGCGCTGACCGCGGGCTGGACCGAGAACGTGGGCCTGGCGAACTTCGCCACGATCTTCACCGACCCCAGCTTCCGCACCGGCTTCGGCAAGATCTTCCTGTGGAACCTGGCCTTCCCCCTCATCACCGTGGTGAGCACCTTCGTGCTGGGGATGCTGCTGGCGATGCTCTTCAACGACCCACGGCTGAAGGGCAAGTCGATCTACCGGTCGGTGATGGTGCTGCCCTACGCGCTGCCGATCTTCGTCACCGGCATCATCTGGGCCTCGATGTTCAACCAGCAGTTCGGCCTCATCAACAACGTCACCGGTCTCAACGTGGACTGGCTCGGTGATCCGTGGGCGGCGCGCGCGGCGCTGATCATCACCAACCTGTGGCTCGGCTTCCCCTACATGTTCCTCATCTGCACCGGCGCGCTGCAGTCCATCCCGCAGGACGTCAAGGAGGCGGCTGCCGTCGACGGCGCCGGACCGGTCCGCACCACGTGGTCGGTCATCATGCCGCTGCTCCTGGTGGCGGTCGGCCCGCTGCTCGTGGCCAGCTACGCGTTCAACTTCAACAACTTCACCCTGGTCTACCTGGTCACCGGCGGCGGTCCGTTCGACTCGTCCAACAGCCTCGTCGGCAACACCGACCTGCTGATCAACTTCGCCTACCGCCTGGCCCTGGAGTCCGGCCAGCCCAACATCGGACTGGCCTCCGCCGTGAGCATCGTGATCTTCCTCCTCGTCGGAGTGATCAGCTACATCGGCTTCAGCCAGTCCCAGGCCCTCGAAGAGGTGAACTAGAGATGTCCCAGCAGTCCCAGCTCGAGCCCGGTGGTGGCCTGGCCGCCGAGGAGACCATCGACCCGGGCGGCGAGCTCCGTGCCGGCGACACCCCCGTGCACGCCGCGGGGTCGCGGCCCCGCACCGGCACCTGGTGGCGGCACCTGATCGCCCTGATCGTGGTGGCGTGGGCACTCTTCCCGGTGCTCTTCGTCGTGTCCGCGGCGCTCAACCCGGCCGGCACGCTCAGCGCCACCTCGCCGATCCCGCAGCACTTCTCGACGAAGAACTTCGACGACCTGTTCTCCTCGACGACCTTCCCCTTCTGGACGTGGTTCAAGAACTCGCTGGTCGTGGCCGGCCTGGGCACGCTGATCACGGTGTTCATCGCTGCGGCGGCCGCCTTTGCGTTCTCGCGGCTGCGCTGGAGGGGGCGGCGGCCAGGCCTGATGGCGCTGCTCCTGGCGCAGATGTTTCCCGCGCTGCTCGCCTTCCCGGCGCTGTACCTGATGTTCCTGCACCTCGGGCAGTCGCTGCCGGTGGTCGGGCTGAACACGCTGTGGGGCCTGCTGCTCGTCTACCTCGGCGGCGCGATGGGCGCCAACGTCTGGCTGCTCAAGGGCTACTTCGACACGATCCCCAAGGAGCTGGACGAGGCGGCGAAGATCGACGGTGCCAGCCACGCGCGGATCTTCTTCACGATGACCCTGCGCCTGGTCAGCCCGATCCTGGCGACGGTGGGGATCCTCGCCTTCGTGGGCCTGTGGGGTGAGTTCATGCTGGCCAGCATCTTCCTGCTCGACCAGGACGTCCGCACGCTCGGCGTCGGTCTATACTCGCTCAACCTCGCCGACCGCAACCGCTACTTCGGGATGTTCGCCGCCGGCGCGCTGGTGGCATCGATCCCGCCGGTGCTGGTCTACCTCAGCCTGCAGAAGCAGCTGATCGGCGGCCTGACCTCGGGCTCGGTGAAGTGATCACGGCGCCCGCGGACCCACCGACGCGGGGCCGCCTGGCCGACCTCGCGGCCTACGCGGGGGTCAGCGAGGCGACGGTGAGCCGGGTGCTCAACGACAAGCCGGGGGTGGCGGCAAAGACCCGGCAGGGCGTGCTCACCGCGCTCGACGTCCTGGGCTACGAGCGGCCGAGCAAGCTGCGGCGCAGCAGTGCGGGCCTCATCGGGCTGGTCGCTCCCGAGCTGACCAACCCGGTCTTCCCGATGTTCGCCCAGGTCATCGAGACCCGGCTGGCCGGCGCCGGCTACACCCCGGTGCTGTGCACCCAGACGCCCGGCGGCGTGCACGAGGACGAGTACGTCCAGATGCTGCTGGCCCGCGGCGTCTCCGGGATCGTGTTCGTCAGCGGCCTCCACGCCGACACCCGGGCGAGCACCGAGCGCTACACCGGGCTGCGCGACCGAGGCCTGCCGATCGCGCTGGTCAACGGCTACCGGGAGGGCATCGACGCGACCTTCGTCTCCCACGACGACCTCGCCTCGATGCGCGTCGCGGTGCGGCACCTGCGCGACCTGGGGCACAGCCGGATCGGCTTCGCCACCGGCCCGCGACGCTACGTGCCCGTGCAGCGGCGCATCGCCGGCTTCCGCGAGGCGATGGCCGACGTGCCGGGTGTCGATCCCGACGAGCTGGTCAGCACCACGATGTTCTCTGTCGAGGGCGGCGCGGCGGCCACCCGGCAGCTCGTCGAGGCCGGCGCGACCGCGGTCGTGGCCGGGTCGGACGTGATGGCGCTCGGTGTGCTGCGCGCCGCCCATCACCTCGGTCTGCGCGTGCCGGCGGACCTCTCGGTCGTCGGCGGCGACGACGTGCCTTTCATGTCGTTCATCGACCCGCCCCTGACCACGGTGCGGATGGACGTGGCAGCCATGGCCGAGGCCGCCGTCACCGCCGTCCTCGAGGAGGTCGCGGGCGAGCGGGTCGAGCACCGGGAGTACCTCTTCGCTCCCGAGCTCATCCTCCGGCGCTCGACCGCGCCCGTGCCTGCAGCACGGCCCTGAGCACCCCGACGAGCCCCGGCTCGTCGGCCACCCGGAACTGCGCCGCGGTCTCGCCGTCGCCGACGCGGACGGTCAGCCGCCGTGCGGCGCGGGCGGCGTCAGGATCCTGCGCCAGCGCCTCGAACCCCTGCTCGTCGGTGACGTCGTCGCCGGCGTAGAACACCGCGTCGACGCCGAGCTCCTCGGCCAGCGCCACGAGCGCGGTGCCCTTGCCGACATGGGCGACCGCGAGCTCCACCACCTCCTTGCCAGGCGTCACCACCAGTGCGGTATGCCGCTCGCCGAGGGCGGCGGCCGCGTCCAGGGCGGCGGCGCCCACCTGCGGGTCGATCCCGCGCGTGTGCAGGACCCGGCCGGCCGGCTTGTCCTCGATCCGGGACCCAGGGTGGGCCTCGGTGACCTCCCGGAGGTCGGTCTCGAGGGTCGCGAGCAGGTCGCGCTGCTCCTGGGAGAGCACCAGGCCGTCGGGGCGGCGGGAGTCCTCCGCCCCGTGGCTGCCGACGAGCACGAGCGGTTCGGCCGCCCCGGAGAGCTCGCGCAGCGCGGCGAGGTCGCGGCCACTGACCAGGGCGACCGTCGTCCGGGGCAGGTCGGCGAGCGCGGTGAGCGCCTCCATACCTCCCTCGAGGGGGCGGGAGTCCGCGGGATCGAGGACGAGGGGGGCGAGGGCGCCGTCGAAGTCGGTCGCGACCAGCACGCTCGGGTGGGCGGCGAAGACCTCGACGGCGTCGAGCAGGGCGGGGTCGGGCACGGTTTTCCTTCTTTCTCAGACCATGGGTGAGATGCTGCGGCGCGATCTCGGCGGCCGGTGCGGCGCCACCTCGAGCGCCCTGAGGAAGTCCTGGGCCCAGACCTGGACGTCGTAGGTCCGGACCTGCCGGCGCAGCGACCGCATGCGAC
Coding sequences within:
- a CDS encoding DUF6104 family protein produces the protein MYFTDRGIEELATRRGQDEVTLEWLAEQLRTFVDLHPEFEVPVDRLATWLAREDDDD
- a CDS encoding GNAT family N-acetyltransferase, whose amino-acid sequence is MSVDAAGPVLPPGHTAYTPGPDDLGDLARLLRRHEREARGWPGADSETVAAEVTGRGATTHLHETVRDRDGVLRAWINCHDRAAGRVLVGVTVDPDLPDAQADPLALYGFARAQDLGREVLRRRGMAQTQLDSGAYADDPRQQRWLAAAGYEHTRNWWQMVRPVDPASDLEHPPLRQGVEIRRVRRDDGVGMPDEADLHAVHDVLEHSFADHFNSYRETFEEFLGRLREDPGHRWDHWWLATVDGQPAGALVAVTVTMPVSDDGVAQPDSSYVEYIGVHRLARGRGVAKGLLRTVIADAAARGRASVGLEVDADSPTGADGLYLSMGWRTRYTTQSWHRTLNPPTDRAAGSGSEERITPGGRAS
- a CDS encoding FtsX-like permease family protein gives rise to the protein MNSHPCAVVGSFTAGGVISDLDRLVLTGSSDHPPHATLVYVLARDAQHVPLVVEHVRMLVGGDPDLLSIRTSDALLSANEVISGQVGAFSRQIAVGVVALGLLLALLTVSLALASRRADMGRRQALGSSRSALVALVMMTVTIPTLAGAVLGTVVGVGAMVIMHGSLPDPLFVLAVNLLTLGVVAVATVPPALSVALQYPVAVLRVP
- a CDS encoding fluoride efflux transporter FluC, whose product is MPEDVATVLGAGFLGGYTTFSTASLETVRLLQEGRRTTGVLVGAGTLVTTVLLAGLGLLLGSLA
- a CDS encoding CrcB family protein — protein: MTPADPQGLDPRPSHLRPSHLGLVLVGGTVGTGAREALTLALPPVDGVPWTVLGINVGGALLLGLLLDPLARRGPGSGGARTLRLLLGTGALGGFTTYSALATATATLVGDGRPATGLVYAAATLLLGALATWAGVALAAAGRGPSGRAVAR
- a CDS encoding universal stress protein, translated to MSTTPTPHVVVGVVLGQPAAVARTAATFADRFGADLVCACVDPARYPLTHDVDRPDLSVPVDPDLLDLPGPGLRPALETMLSEHLRGLDVRWSVRALAGGPARELARLADELDAAMIVVGTREAGLRESLRELVNGSVAAHLAHRQHRPVLVVPLAPAPARQDQPSA
- a CDS encoding ABC transporter ATP-binding protein; its protein translation is MATVTYDQATRTYPGADSPSVDQLNIEVADGEFLVLVGPSGSGKSTALRMLAGLEEVNGGRILIGDRDVTHMPPKDRDVAMVFQNYALYPHMSVADNMGFALKIAGKPKAEIRERVEEAAKILDLEPYLDRKPKALSGGQRQRVAMGRAIVRQPQVFLMDEPLSNLDAKLRVQTRTQIASLQRRLGVTTVYVTHDQVEAMTMGDRVAVLNFGVLQQVDSPRRMYDHPNNVFVAGFIGSPAMNLMTVPVADGGIKLGDHVQPVAREVLAKVEGNEVVLGVRPEDLEISDSGRGLPIEVDVVEELGADAYIYGSMPGSEPTDRPFIARVDGRTPPKKGEVVHFQPNGDHLHVFNVGSGERISD
- a CDS encoding sugar ABC transporter substrate-binding protein, with the protein product MKRTTTGVFAVVSAAALVLTACGGTTDDTSDQTTAEQSAEDTAAASAEDTEAADPAATTEEGGEPAASDGTNLVIWADDLRAAALEEHAKTFEEETGVPVKIQIVANEKLREQFKDSVGAGAGPDIAVGAHDWLGELVQNNVVAPVQMSSDVVDAFTPESIEAVTYQGQTYAVPYAVESLGLIRNTALAPEAPGSMEALVENGKKLVEDGSTELIMTQEVGKEGNAYSLYPYLSAYGGGIFPVLPEGGFDGTKVILDSEETIQGAEKMQWLADEGALSTNQDASNVIPLFSDEKAAYMVSGPWAVGQISDAGIDYAIDPIPDFEDGGETSPFLGVQAFYVSAASKNPQIAQTFVQEFVTRPEVQVSLYEAGNRPPALIEAYEQVAAEDDDIAAWGKAAEGGTPMPNIPEMNAVWGPLGKATADIVSGQDPAERLATTQKEVEDALKQ
- a CDS encoding ABC transporter permease subunit; this encodes MSTTTDQPARTAEPPPQQDAVRTPGWVLAAKWGLIALTILGLAWASQLAIQNGSWLVVTVCAFVAMAVLVVYATRGLVPMKYLLPGLVLLLLFQMWPIVYTVGTAFTNYGDGHTLTKQEAIDAIQAQSVRPTPDSPRYAMSIAVPDGQPIETGELAMLLTTPPADVQDLEAEGVETSDQGNVAPDGTRLFVGTEQGLEPLPADGVELRGNGTVQTAPGYRVLNLLEANQRAQEVQSFAVPVGDAGAGIKAATTTQAFVGRPTVSYDPDTDTMTDLDGKVYVASEGNFVPQDGQGQALTAGWTENVGLANFATIFTDPSFRTGFGKIFLWNLAFPLITVVSTFVLGMLLAMLFNDPRLKGKSIYRSVMVLPYALPIFVTGIIWASMFNQQFGLINNVTGLNVDWLGDPWAARAALIITNLWLGFPYMFLICTGALQSIPQDVKEAAAVDGAGPVRTTWSVIMPLLLVAVGPLLVASYAFNFNNFTLVYLVTGGGPFDSSNSLVGNTDLLINFAYRLALESGQPNIGLASAVSIVIFLLVGVISYIGFSQSQALEEVN
- a CDS encoding sugar ABC transporter permease, whose amino-acid sequence is MSQQSQLEPGGGLAAEETIDPGGELRAGDTPVHAAGSRPRTGTWWRHLIALIVVAWALFPVLFVVSAALNPAGTLSATSPIPQHFSTKNFDDLFSSTTFPFWTWFKNSLVVAGLGTLITVFIAAAAAFAFSRLRWRGRRPGLMALLLAQMFPALLAFPALYLMFLHLGQSLPVVGLNTLWGLLLVYLGGAMGANVWLLKGYFDTIPKELDEAAKIDGASHARIFFTMTLRLVSPILATVGILAFVGLWGEFMLASIFLLDQDVRTLGVGLYSLNLADRNRYFGMFAAGALVASIPPVLVYLSLQKQLIGGLTSGSVK
- a CDS encoding LacI family DNA-binding transcriptional regulator, with translation MITAPADPPTRGRLADLAAYAGVSEATVSRVLNDKPGVAAKTRQGVLTALDVLGYERPSKLRRSSAGLIGLVAPELTNPVFPMFAQVIETRLAGAGYTPVLCTQTPGGVHEDEYVQMLLARGVSGIVFVSGLHADTRASTERYTGLRDRGLPIALVNGYREGIDATFVSHDDLASMRVAVRHLRDLGHSRIGFATGPRRYVPVQRRIAGFREAMADVPGVDPDELVSTTMFSVEGGAAATRQLVEAGATAVVAGSDVMALGVLRAAHHLGLRVPADLSVVGGDDVPFMSFIDPPLTTVRMDVAAMAEAAVTAVLEEVAGERVEHREYLFAPELILRRSTAPVPAARP
- the otsB gene encoding trehalose-phosphatase, which translates into the protein MPDPALLDAVEVFAAHPSVLVATDFDGALAPLVLDPADSRPLEGGMEALTALADLPRTTVALVSGRDLAALRELSGAAEPLVLVGSHGAEDSRRPDGLVLSQEQRDLLATLETDLREVTEAHPGSRIEDKPAGRVLHTRGIDPQVGAAALDAAAALGERHTALVVTPGKEVVELAVAHVGKGTALVALAEELGVDAVFYAGDDVTDEQGFEALAQDPDAARAARRLTVRVGDGETAAQFRVADEPGLVGVLRAVLQARARSSAGG